The following are encoded together in the Thunnus albacares chromosome 7, fThuAlb1.1, whole genome shotgun sequence genome:
- the tmem86a gene encoding lysoplasmalogenase-like protein TMEM86A, whose protein sequence is MVSPVTVVKSEGPKLVPFFKATCVYFVLWLPTSSPSWFSALIKCLPIFCLWVFLLAHGFSFLGAHSSARKILAGLIFSALGDAFLIWQEQGYFVHGLLMFAITHILYSSAFGMKPINMRAGLVITAVSSLSYMLLYPYLSGPFTYLVAVYIALIGFMGWRAIAGLQLTNDLWTWTKLSACLGAVLFMVSDLTIAVNKFCFPVPHSRAIIMATYYAAQMLIALSAVECQDVEVARKRT, encoded by the exons GTCAAGAGCGAAGGCCCCAAGCTGGTGCCATTCTTCAAGGCAACCTGTGTATACTTTGTCCTGTGGCTGCCCACCTCGAGCCCATCCTGGTTTAGCGCACTGATCAAATGTCTGCCCATCTTCTGCCTCTGGGTGTTCCTACTGGCCCATGGCTTCAGCTTCCTCGGTGCTCACTCCAGTGCCCGCAAAATCTTGGCCGGCCTCATCTTTTCTGCTCTTGGCGATGCCTTTCTCATCTGGCAAGAACAGGGCTACTTCGTCCATG GCCTTCTGATGTTTGCCATCACCCACATCCTCTACTCGTCCGCCTTTGGGATGAAGCCCATTAACATGCGTGCTGGCCTGGTGATCACTGCTGTGTCCAGTCTGAGCTACATGCTGCTGTACCCCTACCTGTCCGGCCCCTTCACCTACCTGGTGGCCGTCTACATCGCTCTGATCGGCTTCATGGGCTGGAGGGCCATTGCGGGCCTGCAGCTGACCAATGACCTGTGGACCTGGACCAAGCTGTCAGCTTGCCTGGGCGCTGTGCTCTTCATGGTCTCCGACCTCACCATCGCCGTCAATAAGTTCTGCTTCCCCGTGCCCCATTCGCGCGCCATCATCATGGCCACCTACTACGCCGCACAGATGCTGATAGCGCTGTCGGCCGTCGAGTGTCAAGACGTGGAGGTGGCCAGAAAGAGAACATGA